One Halostella salina genomic region harbors:
- a CDS encoding digeranylgeranylglycerophospholipid reductase, with the protein MPERYDVVVAGAGPAGAQCARDLAQRDYDVLVLEAEPEDGFPRQSNKSTAGTFASMTGAFGIPDDIVMNYTDEVVLESPNNHFVQTQPGAVLEFAEFKQWLVASGREHGAEYRFDARANNPITENDEIVGVQYAGDEEVYADIVVDATGPAAPLAKKLGVTGLEREHQAVGIEWEFEGVDVDHPDFADLTDAMMLRLDHDLAPGGYSWIFHTGGDTAKVGLCYIQNERYQRYGDSSRNIDDHLEHWLDADPRFADAQRIADKQQHRGSAHIQMPANLSTDNFMAIGDTVPTLDPLWGEGIHKCMESARAAAVTADRCLMGGETDTSADAMSVYDKLWHSRVAPDMRRRLAMTQLLYLAPNERYDRLMDDLNAMDVETLSEANDGGLRGISKLIHASDLPLLARFAKQRLAER; encoded by the coding sequence ATGCCTGAACGCTACGACGTCGTCGTCGCCGGTGCCGGCCCGGCGGGGGCACAGTGCGCCAGGGACCTCGCACAGCGGGACTACGACGTGCTCGTCCTCGAGGCCGAACCCGAGGATGGGTTCCCGCGCCAGTCGAACAAATCGACCGCCGGCACGTTCGCGTCGATGACCGGCGCGTTCGGGATCCCGGACGACATCGTGATGAACTACACCGACGAGGTCGTTCTGGAGTCCCCGAACAACCACTTCGTGCAGACCCAGCCCGGTGCCGTTCTGGAGTTCGCGGAGTTCAAGCAGTGGCTGGTCGCGTCGGGCCGCGAGCACGGTGCGGAATACCGCTTCGACGCCCGGGCGAACAACCCGATCACGGAGAACGACGAGATCGTCGGCGTCCAGTACGCCGGCGACGAGGAGGTGTACGCCGACATCGTCGTCGACGCCACCGGCCCGGCAGCGCCGCTGGCGAAGAAACTCGGCGTCACCGGACTCGAACGCGAACACCAGGCGGTCGGCATCGAGTGGGAGTTCGAGGGCGTCGACGTCGACCACCCCGACTTCGCGGACCTCACTGACGCGATGATGCTGCGTCTCGACCACGACCTGGCCCCCGGCGGCTACTCGTGGATCTTCCACACGGGCGGGGACACCGCGAAAGTCGGCCTCTGTTACATCCAGAACGAGCGCTACCAGCGGTACGGTGACTCCTCGCGCAACATCGACGACCACCTCGAACACTGGCTCGACGCCGACCCGCGGTTCGCGGACGCCCAGCGTATCGCCGATAAACAGCAACACCGCGGCTCCGCGCACATCCAGATGCCAGCGAACCTCAGCACGGACAACTTCATGGCCATCGGCGACACCGTGCCGACCCTCGACCCGCTGTGGGGGGAGGGGATCCACAAGTGCATGGAGTCGGCGCGGGCGGCCGCCGTCACCGCCGACCGCTGCCTGATGGGCGGCGAGACGGACACCTCGGCGGACGCGATGTCGGTTTACGACAAGCTCTGGCACAGCCGCGTCGCGCCGGACATGCGCCGCCGGCTGGCGATGACCCAGCTCCTCTACCTCGCGCCGAACGAGCGCTACGACCGCCTGATGGACGACCTCAACGCGATGGACGTCGAGACGCTCAGCGAGGCCAACGACGGTGGCCTGCGCGGCATCTCGAAGCTCATCCACGCCTCCGACCTGCCGCTACTTGCCCGGTTCGCGAAACAGCGCCTCGCGGAACGGTAG
- a CDS encoding 2-oxoacid:ferredoxin oxidoreductase subunit beta — protein sequence MSSEVRFTDFKSDKQPTWCPGCGDFGTMNGMMKALAETGNDPDNTFVCAGIGCSGKIGTYMHSYALHGVHGRALPVGTGVKLANPDLEVMVAGGDGDGYSIGAGHFIHAVRRNVDMTYVVMDNRIYGLTKGQASPTSREDFETSTTPEGPKQPPVNPLALALAAGGTFIAQSFSSDAQRHTEIVKRAVEHDGFGFVNVYSPCVTFNDVDTYDYFRDSIVDLDDEDHDPSDRDAAKEKILDADKEYQGVIYEDENSVPYSDLHGLDANMSEIPDGAPEDAMDLVREFY from the coding sequence ATGAGCTCAGAGGTTAGATTCACCGACTTCAAATCGGACAAGCAGCCGACGTGGTGCCCCGGATGCGGGGACTTCGGCACGATGAACGGGATGATGAAAGCGCTCGCCGAGACCGGCAACGACCCGGACAACACGTTCGTCTGCGCCGGGATCGGCTGCTCGGGCAAGATCGGGACGTACATGCACTCGTACGCCCTCCACGGCGTCCACGGGCGTGCGCTCCCGGTCGGCACCGGCGTCAAACTCGCCAACCCCGACCTCGAAGTGATGGTCGCGGGCGGCGACGGCGACGGCTACTCCATCGGCGCGGGCCACTTCATCCACGCCGTCCGACGGAACGTCGACATGACGTACGTCGTCATGGACAACCGCATCTACGGCCTGACGAAGGGCCAGGCGTCGCCGACCAGCCGCGAGGACTTCGAGACGAGCACCACCCCCGAGGGGCCGAAACAGCCCCCGGTCAACCCGCTCGCGCTCGCGCTGGCGGCCGGCGGCACGTTCATCGCCCAGTCCTTTTCCTCGGACGCCCAGCGTCACACGGAGATCGTCAAGCGCGCCGTCGAGCACGACGGCTTCGGCTTCGTCAACGTGTACAGCCCGTGCGTGACGTTCAACGACGTGGACACGTACGACTACTTCCGCGACTCCATCGTCGACCTCGACGACGAGGACCACGACCCCTCGGACCGCGATGCGGCCAAGGAGAAGATCCTCGACGCCGACAAGGAGTACCAGGGCGTCATCTACGAGGACGAGAACTCCGTTCCCTACAGCGACCTCCACGGCCTCGACGCGAACATGTCGGAGATCCCCGACGGCGCGCCCGAGGACGCGATGGACCTCGTCCGCGAGTTCTACTGA
- a CDS encoding aldo/keto reductase, whose translation MTQQQLSPDSVPRADEMPMLGLGTWQNTDAEQCAESVRTALETGYRHVDTAQAYDNEVSVGEGIAEADVDRDDVFLATKIWTSNLAYDDVVHTARESLNKLGVESVDLLYVHWPADEYDPEDTLAAFSKLYDDGLIERVGVSNFTPEGLREATEVCDAPIFANQVEMHPLLPQAELRATADELDVNLVAYSPLARGEVFDVPEIESVAEKHDASPAQVSLAWLREKGVTAIPKATSEGHIRDNWRSLALELDAEDVETIDGIDERQRQVDPGFAPW comes from the coding sequence ATGACTCAGCAGCAGCTATCACCCGACAGCGTGCCGCGAGCCGACGAGATGCCGATGCTCGGACTCGGAACGTGGCAGAACACGGACGCCGAGCAGTGCGCCGAGAGCGTCCGGACGGCCCTGGAGACCGGGTACCGACACGTCGACACCGCACAGGCGTACGACAACGAGGTGTCCGTCGGCGAGGGAATCGCCGAGGCGGACGTCGACCGCGACGACGTGTTCCTGGCGACGAAGATCTGGACGAGCAACCTCGCGTACGACGACGTGGTCCACACCGCCCGCGAGAGCCTGAACAAGCTCGGCGTGGAGTCCGTCGACCTGCTGTACGTCCACTGGCCGGCCGACGAGTACGACCCCGAGGACACGCTGGCGGCGTTCTCGAAGCTGTACGACGACGGCCTGATCGAGCGCGTCGGCGTGAGCAACTTCACGCCCGAAGGGCTCCGGGAGGCGACGGAGGTGTGTGACGCGCCGATCTTCGCCAATCAGGTCGAGATGCATCCGCTGCTCCCACAGGCGGAGCTGCGCGCGACCGCCGACGAACTGGACGTGAACCTCGTCGCGTACTCGCCGCTTGCCCGCGGCGAGGTGTTCGACGTGCCGGAGATCGAGTCGGTCGCGGAGAAGCACGACGCGAGTCCCGCGCAGGTGAGCCTCGCGTGGCTCCGCGAGAAGGGCGTCACGGCGATCCCCAAGGCGACGAGCGAGGGGCACATCCGCGACAACTGGCGGAGCCTCGCGCTGGAACTGGACGCGGAGGACGTCGAGACGATCGACGGGATCGACGAGCGACAGCGACAGGTCGACCCCGGCTTCGCGCCCTGGTAG
- a CDS encoding 2-oxoacid:acceptor oxidoreductase subunit alpha yields MAEDLNWAIGGEAGDGIDSTGKIFAQALSRAGRHVFTSKDFASRIRGGYTAYKIRTSTDRVQSVVDRLDILVALTQRTIDENVDELHDGSVVIYDGERSWDAEIPEGVVGVDVPLKSLAEDAGGAIMRNVVALGAACEIASFSIENLDEALAKRFSSKGEKLVENNKQAARLGQEYVQEHYAEDIPEYSLEETDEDYVLLNGDEAIGMGAIAAGCRFYAGYPITPATDVMEYLTGRIDQYGGHVVQAEDELSAINMALGAARSGARAMTATSGPGIDLMTETFGLVATSETPLVICDVMRSGPSTGMPTKQEQGDLNMALYGGHGEVPRFVLAPTTIAECFHKTVEAFNLAEKYQLPVYLVSDLAMAVTEQTFRPEEFDMDEVEVERGNVVDEDDIDQYLDEQDRFQPHYDAADGVSPRAFPGTEGGAHMSTGLEHNELGRRTEDTEERVKQVDKRNRKVETAQREEAWDYREYGDADADTLVISWGSNEGAMVEAMEYLDDEGVDVRFISVPYIFPRPDLTDAVEAAEEVIVVECNEQGQFADLLERDTLTRLKRVNKYTGVRFKADELADDIKAELEAEVTA; encoded by the coding sequence ATGGCCGAGGACCTGAACTGGGCGATCGGTGGGGAAGCCGGCGACGGCATCGATTCCACCGGCAAGATCTTCGCGCAGGCGCTCTCCCGAGCGGGACGCCACGTGTTCACATCGAAGGATTTCGCGTCCCGTATCCGTGGGGGGTACACCGCGTACAAGATCCGCACGTCGACGGATCGCGTACAGAGCGTCGTCGACCGACTCGACATTCTGGTGGCGCTGACCCAGCGCACCATCGACGAGAACGTCGACGAACTCCACGACGGCAGCGTCGTCATCTACGACGGCGAGCGCTCCTGGGACGCGGAGATCCCGGAAGGCGTGGTCGGCGTCGACGTCCCGCTGAAGTCCCTGGCGGAGGACGCCGGCGGTGCCATCATGCGCAACGTCGTCGCGCTCGGCGCGGCCTGTGAGATCGCTTCCTTCTCCATCGAGAACCTGGACGAGGCGCTCGCGAAACGGTTCTCCAGCAAGGGCGAGAAGCTCGTCGAGAACAACAAGCAGGCGGCCCGGCTCGGGCAGGAGTACGTCCAAGAGCACTACGCCGAGGACATCCCCGAGTACAGCCTGGAGGAGACCGACGAGGACTACGTCCTGCTGAACGGCGACGAGGCGATCGGCATGGGTGCGATCGCCGCCGGCTGTCGGTTCTACGCCGGCTACCCGATCACCCCGGCGACGGACGTGATGGAGTACCTCACCGGGCGGATCGACCAGTACGGCGGCCACGTCGTCCAGGCGGAGGACGAGCTCTCGGCGATCAACATGGCGCTCGGCGCGGCACGCTCGGGCGCACGCGCGATGACGGCTACCTCGGGGCCGGGCATCGACCTGATGACCGAGACGTTCGGCCTCGTCGCGACCAGCGAGACGCCGCTGGTCATCTGTGACGTGATGCGCTCGGGGCCCTCGACCGGAATGCCGACCAAGCAGGAGCAGGGCGACCTCAACATGGCCCTGTACGGCGGCCACGGCGAGGTGCCGCGGTTCGTCCTCGCGCCGACGACCATCGCGGAGTGTTTCCACAAGACGGTCGAGGCGTTCAACCTCGCCGAGAAGTACCAGCTGCCGGTGTATCTGGTCTCGGACCTGGCGATGGCCGTCACCGAGCAGACGTTCAGGCCCGAGGAGTTCGACATGGACGAGGTCGAGGTCGAACGGGGCAACGTCGTCGACGAGGACGACATCGACCAGTACCTCGACGAGCAGGACCGCTTCCAGCCCCACTACGACGCCGCGGACGGCGTCAGTCCCCGTGCGTTCCCGGGCACCGAGGGCGGCGCACACATGTCCACCGGGCTCGAACACAACGAGCTCGGCCGCCGGACGGAGGACACCGAGGAGCGCGTCAAACAGGTCGACAAGCGCAACCGCAAGGTCGAGACGGCACAGCGCGAGGAGGCGTGGGACTACCGCGAGTACGGCGACGCGGACGCCGACACGCTCGTCATCTCGTGGGGGTCGAACGAGGGCGCGATGGTCGAGGCGATGGAGTACCTCGACGACGAGGGGGTCGACGTGCGCTTCATCTCGGTGCCGTACATCTTCCCGCGGCCCGACCTCACCGACGCCGTCGAGGCGGCCGAGGAGGTCATCGTGGTGGAGTGCAACGAGCAGGGACAGTTCGCCGACCTGCTGGAGCGCGACACCCTTACGCGGCTGAAGCGCGTGAACAAGTACACCGGCGTGCGGTTCAAGGCCGACGAACTGGCCGACGACATCAAGGCAGAACTCGAAGCGGAGGTTACAGCATGA
- a CDS encoding DUF6517 family protein, producing the protein MNHIGADMSTRRGVATVVVALLLATSGCIGFVLGNAPAEFTAANATASEDALAETGYGLNESRTVVENRTLDDLGNRTVRVEGHANLYTKSDEFLDRRQQVGMFAAVSVPEVQIADRSFNPISNQSNAELVERFQSEIPPEYRDVELSPAGSKTVGGVLGQQANVTRFTGTAEFQGREIEVAVYVTKVKQDGDWVVLMGAHPTQRPEEEFNVELLMQSVELAE; encoded by the coding sequence ATGAATCACATCGGGGCGGACATGTCGACCCGGAGAGGAGTGGCGACCGTCGTGGTCGCCCTGTTGCTGGCGACGAGCGGCTGCATCGGTTTCGTCCTCGGCAACGCGCCGGCCGAGTTCACCGCCGCGAACGCGACGGCGAGCGAGGACGCGCTGGCAGAAACCGGCTACGGCCTGAACGAGTCGCGCACCGTCGTCGAGAACCGAACCCTCGACGATCTGGGCAACCGCACGGTCCGTGTCGAGGGCCACGCGAACCTCTACACGAAAAGCGACGAGTTCCTCGACCGGCGACAGCAGGTCGGGATGTTTGCCGCCGTGTCCGTGCCCGAGGTCCAGATCGCGGACCGGTCGTTCAACCCGATCAGCAACCAGTCCAACGCCGAACTGGTTGAGCGATTCCAGTCGGAGATACCGCCCGAGTACCGCGATGTCGAACTCAGTCCGGCCGGGTCGAAAACCGTCGGCGGCGTCCTCGGCCAGCAGGCCAACGTGACGCGCTTTACCGGCACGGCGGAGTTTCAGGGACGGGAGATCGAGGTGGCAGTCTACGTCACGAAGGTCAAGCAGGACGGCGACTGGGTCGTGCTGATGGGCGCACACCCGACCCAGCGCCCGGAGGAGGAGTTCAACGTCGAACTTCTGATGCAGTCGGTGGAACTGGCGGAGTAA
- a CDS encoding acyl-CoA mutase large subunit family protein: protein MFDPDDLESIREAKAEWEAEDVEPTVDRFGERKAEFTTDTGGRTVERLYTPADVADMDYEEDLGFPGREPYTRGVYSTGYRGRLWTMRQYAGFGTPEETNERFHYLLDEGQTGLSMAFDLPTQMGYDSDDAMAAGEVGKSGVAIDTLDDMETVFDGIPLDEVSTSMTINAPAAVLLAMYIAVGDEQGVDRAELRGTIQNDLLKEYVARNTYIYPPEPSMRIITDIFEYCAAETPKFNTISISGYHIREAGATAAQELAFTLGNGIEYVQAAVDTGLDVDDFAPQLSFFFNAHNDIFEEVAKFRAARRMWAKIMDERFGAEDPKSKQLKFHTQTAGSTLTAQQIENNVVRVGYQALAAVLGGTQSLHTNGKDEALALPTEESVRTALRTQQILAHESGAADTIDPLAGSYYVESLTDELEAEAFDILDTVDEKGGMLRAVEEQWVQRQIQDTAFERQQEIEDGDRIIVGVNEFETDEEPEMDIQEVTEEDERRQIDRLESVKADRDDEAVEAALAALREAAEGDENVMPYIVDAVKAYATVGEVCDVLRDTFGEYHPGSALG from the coding sequence GTCGAACCGTCGAGCGACTGTACACCCCCGCCGACGTGGCCGACATGGACTACGAGGAGGATCTCGGCTTCCCCGGTCGGGAGCCGTACACCCGCGGCGTCTACTCGACGGGCTACCGCGGCCGCCTGTGGACGATGCGCCAGTACGCCGGCTTCGGCACGCCCGAGGAGACCAACGAGCGGTTCCACTACCTGCTGGACGAGGGGCAGACGGGCCTGTCGATGGCGTTCGACCTGCCGACGCAGATGGGGTACGACTCCGACGACGCGATGGCCGCCGGCGAGGTCGGCAAGTCCGGCGTCGCCATCGACACGCTGGACGACATGGAGACGGTGTTCGACGGCATCCCGCTGGACGAGGTGTCGACCTCGATGACGATCAACGCGCCCGCCGCCGTGCTGCTGGCGATGTACATCGCCGTCGGCGACGAGCAGGGCGTCGACCGCGCGGAGCTGCGCGGCACCATCCAGAACGACCTGCTGAAGGAGTACGTCGCGCGCAACACCTACATCTACCCGCCCGAGCCGTCGATGCGGATCATCACGGACATCTTCGAGTACTGCGCGGCGGAGACGCCGAAGTTCAACACCATCTCCATCTCGGGCTACCACATCCGCGAGGCGGGCGCGACCGCCGCCCAGGAACTCGCCTTCACGCTCGGCAACGGCATCGAGTACGTGCAGGCGGCCGTCGACACCGGGCTGGACGTCGACGACTTCGCCCCCCAGCTCTCCTTTTTCTTCAACGCGCACAACGACATCTTCGAGGAGGTGGCGAAGTTCCGCGCCGCCCGGCGGATGTGGGCGAAAATCATGGACGAGCGGTTCGGCGCGGAGGACCCGAAATCGAAACAGCTCAAGTTCCACACCCAGACCGCCGGGTCGACGCTCACCGCCCAGCAGATCGAGAACAACGTCGTCCGGGTCGGCTACCAGGCGCTCGCCGCCGTGCTCGGCGGGACCCAGAGCCTCCACACCAACGGGAAAGACGAGGCGCTGGCGCTCCCGACCGAGGAGAGCGTGCGCACCGCCCTGCGAACCCAGCAGATCCTCGCCCACGAGTCCGGCGCGGCCGACACCATCGACCCGCTGGCCGGGAGCTACTACGTCGAGAGCCTCACCGACGAACTCGAGGCCGAGGCGTTCGACATCCTCGACACGGTCGACGAGAAAGGCGGGATGCTCCGGGCGGTCGAGGAGCAGTGGGTCCAGCGCCAGATCCAGGACACCGCCTTCGAGCGCCAGCAGGAGATCGAGGACGGCGACCGGATCATCGTCGGCGTCAACGAGTTCGAGACCGACGAGGAGCCGGAGATGGACATCCAGGAAGTGACTGAGGAGGACGAGCGCCGGCAGATCGATCGGCTGGAGTCTGTCAAGGCCGACCGCGACGACGAGGCAGTCGAGGCCGCGCTGGCCGCGCTCCGCGAGGCCGCCGAAGGCGACGAGAACGTGATGCCGTACATCGTCGACGCGGTGAAGGCGTACGCGACGGTCGGCGAGGTCTGTGACGTGCTCCGCGACACGTTCGGGGAGTACCACCCCGGGAGCGCGCTGGGCTGA
- a CDS encoding ferredoxin--NADP reductase produces MDATQVSVRDVRSVGPDTVALRLETPDEFDARPGQFVLLRATVDGEEVSRHYTLSSPDVDETFEITVGVDPDGDLSPWLADLSPGETVTVEGPFGTVFYEDTDVVLLAGGPGVGPAVGMAERALADGHEVAVVYRDEAPAHEDRLAALSAGGATVVLTTDDLAAGVAEATGNGQVYVFGFREFVDDALAAVEAAGGDPDDAKVENFG; encoded by the coding sequence ATGGACGCAACTCAGGTGTCGGTCCGCGACGTTCGCTCCGTCGGTCCCGACACGGTCGCACTGCGACTGGAGACGCCGGACGAGTTCGACGCCAGGCCCGGGCAGTTCGTCCTTCTCCGGGCGACCGTCGACGGCGAAGAGGTCTCCCGTCACTACACGCTCTCCTCGCCCGACGTGGACGAGACGTTCGAGATCACGGTCGGTGTCGACCCGGACGGCGACCTCAGCCCCTGGCTCGCCGACCTGTCGCCCGGCGAGACGGTGACGGTCGAGGGACCGTTCGGGACCGTGTTCTACGAGGACACCGACGTGGTCCTGCTCGCCGGCGGCCCGGGCGTCGGTCCCGCGGTCGGCATGGCCGAGCGCGCGCTGGCCGACGGCCACGAGGTCGCGGTCGTGTACCGCGACGAAGCGCCGGCACACGAGGACCGCCTCGCGGCGCTGTCCGCCGGCGGCGCGACGGTCGTTCTCACGACCGACGACCTGGCCGCCGGCGTCGCCGAGGCGACGGGGAACGGGCAGGTGTACGTGTTCGGCTTCCGCGAGTTCGTCGACGACGCGCTGGCGGCGGTCGAGGCGGCGGGCGGCGACCCGGACGACGCGAAGGTCGAGAACTTCGGCTGA
- the mce gene encoding methylmalonyl-CoA epimerase, which translates to MQFDHAGIATDDADALADLYADLFDAPVAHEERLDDLRVVFLDLGNGYFELLEPTGDGTVASYLDRNGPGIHHVALATDDIATALDAAQNHGVDLVDEQPRPGAWGHEVAFLHPKSTGGALVEFVEH; encoded by the coding sequence ATGCAGTTCGACCACGCCGGGATCGCCACCGACGACGCCGACGCGCTCGCCGACCTGTACGCCGACCTGTTCGACGCGCCGGTCGCCCACGAGGAGCGACTCGACGACCTGCGAGTCGTCTTCCTCGACCTGGGCAACGGCTACTTCGAACTCCTCGAACCGACCGGCGACGGGACCGTTGCCAGCTACCTCGACCGAAACGGGCCGGGCATCCACCACGTCGCACTGGCCACCGACGACATCGCGACCGCGCTCGACGCCGCCCAGAACCATGGCGTCGACCTCGTCGACGAGCAACCGCGCCCGGGCGCGTGGGGCCACGAGGTCGCCTTCCTCCACCCCAAGTCGACGGGCGGGGCGCTGGTCGAGTTCGTCGAGCACTGA
- a CDS encoding NUDIX hydrolase, which produces MSLTEETRRAVNERVSRLREEYQGFSLSGDTVELPRAEYEHARERARANRIGSASACVFDGNRLLLVRTRETGDLWGVPGTMTDDDETLETAAVRAVDEAADVRCSVRDLRRVRRRQVVPADGDDRALHTLWTLFDAYHESGDPSADGDTVTDAKWWSAPPDAVHPSVQSRVESWATATETASR; this is translated from the coding sequence ATGTCTCTGACGGAGGAGACGCGGCGGGCGGTCAACGAGCGCGTCTCCAGGCTTCGGGAGGAGTACCAGGGGTTCAGCCTGTCGGGCGACACCGTCGAACTGCCGCGGGCGGAGTACGAACACGCCCGGGAACGGGCCCGGGCGAACCGGATCGGGAGCGCCAGCGCCTGTGTGTTCGACGGCAACCGCCTGCTTCTCGTCCGGACCCGGGAGACCGGTGACCTGTGGGGCGTTCCGGGAACGATGACCGACGACGACGAGACGCTGGAGACGGCAGCCGTCCGCGCGGTCGACGAGGCCGCCGACGTTCGCTGTTCCGTCCGTGACCTCCGTCGGGTTCGCCGTCGGCAGGTCGTGCCCGCGGACGGCGACGACCGGGCGCTGCACACCCTCTGGACGCTGTTCGACGCGTACCACGAGTCGGGGGATCCCTCCGCCGACGGCGACACCGTGACGGACGCGAAGTGGTGGTCCGCGCCGCCCGACGCGGTCCACCCGAGCGTCCAGTCCCGCGTCGAATCGTGGGCGACCGCTACGGAGACGGCTTCTCGCTGA
- a CDS encoding FAD-binding protein gives MAATYDIVVVGGGTAGCFAAATAADRGVGHAPLERNVGEADHVAFGDGSTGNRTSPDAGDRANLNEASFQSPCHA, from the coding sequence ATGGCAGCGACTTACGACATCGTCGTCGTGGGCGGCGGGACCGCCGGCTGTTTTGCGGCGGCGACCGCGGCCGACAGGGGGGTCGGACACGCCCCACTCGAACGGAACGTCGGGGAGGCGGACCACGTCGCCTTCGGGGACGGGAGCACGGGGAACCGAACGTCCCCGGACGCGGGAGACCGAGCGAACCTGAACGAGGCGTCGTTCCAGAGCCCCTGCCATGCCTGA